One window of Papaver somniferum cultivar HN1 chromosome 9, ASM357369v1, whole genome shotgun sequence genomic DNA carries:
- the LOC113312244 gene encoding neurogenic differentiation factor 1-like yields MLRNRNTTYVQIGRIYEPSIEGPISGVEEDLAVQTRAMREAEKEKEDERVEEPDNEADESDKDQSMSDENNEDEAEDDWRIPIHQYLDKGTLPTDIKEARKLESKAAMYSLRNGILYRRSFLGPLMQCLSQT; encoded by the coding sequence atgttgAGGAACAGAAATACCACCTATGTGCAAATTGGGAGGatatatgaaccttcgatagaaggaccaaTCTCAGGAGTTGAAGAAGACTTGGCCGTCCAAACTCgggccatgagggaagcagaaaaggagaaagaagacgAAAGAGTAGAAGAACCAGATAACGAAGCCGACGAGTCTGACAAAGACCAGTCTATGTCGGACGAAAACAACGAAGACGAAGCGGAAGACGATTGGAGAATCCCGATTCACCAGTatcttgacaaaggtaccttaccaacAGATATCAAAGAAGCTCGGAAACTGGAGTCAAAAGCAGCGATGTACAGCCTACGTAATGGGATACTGTACAGAAGGTCATTTCTCGGACCTCTGATGCAATGCCTATCACAAACCTAA